One genomic window of Leptotrichia trevisanii DSM 22070 includes the following:
- the asnA gene encoding aspartate--ammonia ligase, with product MSSIIIPKNYDPKYGIMETEIAIKAAKDYFEKELAKALDLTRISAPMFVRKNAGINDNLNGVERPVAFEMKEMPDTTLEIVHSLAKWKRIALKQYGIEAGKGIYTDMNAIRRDEDLDNTHSIYVDQWDWEKVISKEDRNLDFLKETVKKIYQVFLNTEKELTDKFSKFEKFLPKEVTFITSQELENLYPELTPNEREDKFAKENGAIFIMQIGKVLNSGQRHDGRAPDYDDWELNGDLIMWNPVLDRALELSSMGIRVDKTALERQLKELNLEERKNLDFHKMLLNDELPLTIGGGIGQSRICMFLLQKAHIGEVQASVWTPEIVKECKENGINLLWY from the coding sequence ATGTCAAGTATTATAATTCCAAAAAATTATGATCCAAAATACGGGATTATGGAAACAGAAATCGCTATAAAAGCAGCAAAAGACTATTTTGAAAAAGAACTTGCAAAAGCATTGGACTTAACAAGAATTTCAGCACCTATGTTCGTTAGAAAGAATGCCGGGATTAATGACAACTTAAATGGCGTTGAACGTCCAGTGGCATTTGAAATGAAAGAAATGCCAGACACAACATTGGAAATTGTGCATTCACTTGCAAAATGGAAAAGAATAGCACTGAAACAATATGGGATAGAGGCTGGAAAAGGGATTTACACAGATATGAATGCCATTAGAAGAGATGAAGATTTGGATAACACTCACTCAATTTATGTGGATCAGTGGGACTGGGAAAAAGTTATTTCAAAAGAAGATAGAAATTTGGACTTTTTAAAGGAAACAGTAAAAAAAATATATCAAGTCTTTTTAAATACAGAAAAAGAATTGACAGACAAATTTAGTAAATTTGAAAAATTTTTACCAAAGGAAGTAACATTTATCACTTCTCAAGAGCTGGAAAATCTATATCCTGAATTGACTCCAAACGAAAGGGAAGACAAATTTGCAAAAGAAAATGGAGCAATATTTATTATGCAAATTGGAAAAGTGTTAAATTCAGGACAAAGACACGACGGGCGTGCCCCAGATTACGATGACTGGGAATTAAATGGAGATTTGATTATGTGGAATCCTGTTCTTGACAGAGCACTGGAATTATCATCAATGGGAATCCGGGTGGACAAAACCGCTTTGGAACGTCAATTAAAAGAATTAAACCTGGAAGAAAGAAAAAATCTTGATTTTCACAAAATGCTTTTAAACGATGAATTACCACTAACAATCGGTGGAGGAATCGGACAGTCAAGAATCTGTATGTTTTTATTACAAAAAGCTCACATTGGAGAAGTTCAGGCTTCAGTTTGGACTCCTGAAATCGTAAAAGAATGTAAAGAAAACGGAATCAATCTTTTATGGTATTAA
- a CDS encoding YhcH/YjgK/YiaL family protein: MIFTNMNDEVQNKSLAKDIQFCIEFAKKNENKILSLVHGSYDVGYNDIKMNVGKYFTKSENEKFWESHKKYLDVQIMINGTEKVAISDIRNMEVKSFDSEKDLVILEGEKAFDVVMKTGDVLVFLPNDVHKPELNVSENDNSGNIRKIVTKVVFKIEIDKMNI; the protein is encoded by the coding sequence ATGATTTTTACAAATATGAATGATGAAGTACAGAACAAGAGCTTAGCAAAGGATATTCAATTTTGCATTGAATTTGCGAAAAAAAATGAGAATAAAATTTTATCGCTTGTACATGGAAGTTATGATGTAGGATATAATGACATTAAAATGAATGTAGGAAAATATTTTACAAAAAGTGAAAATGAGAAATTTTGGGAAAGCCATAAAAAATATTTGGATGTACAAATTATGATTAATGGAACTGAAAAAGTTGCAATTAGTGATATTCGGAATATGGAAGTTAAGAGCTTTGATTCTGAAAAGGATTTGGTAATTCTGGAAGGTGAAAAAGCATTTGATGTAGTTATGAAAACTGGGGATGTGCTCGTATTTTTGCCAAATGATGTGCATAAGCCTGAACTTAATGTTTCTGAAAATGATAATTCTGGAAATATAAGAAAAATTGTTACAAAGGTTGTTTTTAAAATTGAAATTGATAAAATGAATATTTAA
- a CDS encoding MliC family protein, with protein MKLLKKSMLVLSVMTLIGGMSFAATAKRRTGKKPAARRVASESYTCGSERITVSYPATNAARVVTKAGNVYNLKVAVSGSGSRYVSKNGNIEFFKGGKDAIYRGPNGIEKSCTRR; from the coding sequence ATGAAATTATTGAAAAAATCTATGTTAGTATTGTCTGTAATGACATTAATTGGAGGAATGAGCTTTGCTGCAACAGCCAAGAGAAGAACGGGTAAAAAACCTGCTGCAAGAAGAGTGGCTTCAGAATCATATACTTGCGGTTCTGAAAGAATAACAGTTTCATATCCGGCAACAAACGCTGCCAGAGTGGTGACTAAAGCAGGAAACGTTTATAACCTTAAAGTGGCAGTATCAGGCAGTGGATCAAGATATGTTTCCAAAAATGGAAATATCGAATTCTTTAAAGGTGGAAAAGATGCTATTTATAGAGGGCCTAATGGTATTGAAAAATCTTGTACAAGAAGATAG
- a CDS encoding cation diffusion facilitator family transporter — MNKEKIDFKYHHIKHYKYQAQSKKTLITSILLTLFFALVELFGGIFSGSLALISDSFHMFSDVVALLFSIIAVFFSAKKPNKNFTYGFLRIEIISAFINGLALMIISVGIVIEAIKRLFNPEHVDFFTMFTIAVIGLLVNIILMFVLMRSLKKEKNLNVKSALWHFLGDTLNSVGVIIAAVILKLTNLVIFDIIISMIISVVIFTGGLKIAKEAFFILMEAVPSHLDINEIYDKILTIDKIKDIHEFHLWNISEENISISFHILLDEYNGVNDYEIVNNVVKLLKNEYGIEHVTVQIENPEINPHL; from the coding sequence ATGAATAAAGAAAAAATTGATTTTAAGTATCATCATATAAAGCATTATAAATATCAGGCACAATCAAAGAAAACTTTGATAACTTCAATTTTACTGACACTATTTTTTGCTTTAGTTGAATTATTTGGCGGAATATTTAGTGGCTCGCTTGCACTTATTTCAGATTCATTTCACATGTTTTCGGATGTAGTTGCACTTTTGTTCAGCATTATTGCGGTATTTTTTTCAGCTAAAAAGCCAAACAAAAATTTTACTTACGGATTTTTGAGAATTGAGATAATTTCTGCATTTATAAATGGACTGGCTCTTATGATAATATCGGTTGGGATAGTTATTGAAGCTATAAAACGGCTTTTCAATCCAGAACATGTTGATTTTTTTACAATGTTCACAATTGCAGTAATTGGGCTTCTAGTTAATATCATACTTATGTTTGTACTTATGAGAAGTTTGAAAAAAGAAAAGAATCTTAATGTAAAAAGTGCTTTGTGGCATTTTTTAGGCGATACATTAAATTCTGTCGGAGTCATAATTGCTGCGGTTATTTTGAAATTAACTAATCTTGTTATTTTTGACATAATAATAAGTATGATTATCAGCGTTGTTATTTTCACTGGAGGGCTAAAAATTGCAAAAGAGGCGTTTTTTATTTTAATGGAAGCTGTCCCGAGCCATCTGGATATTAACGAAATTTATGATAAAATTTTGACAATTGACAAAATAAAGGATATTCATGAATTTCATTTGTGGAATATTTCAGAAGAGAACATAAGTATTTCATTTCATATTTTGCTTGATGAATACAATGGAGTAAATGATTATGAAATTGTAAATAATGTGGTAAAACTCCTAAAAAATGAATATGGGATAGAACATGTAACGGTTCAGATTGAAAATCCTGAAATAAATCCACATCTTTAA
- a CDS encoding gamma-glutamyl-gamma-aminobutyrate hydrolase family protein, which produces MNNKRKPIIGITTSLELNPNRLNDHKTIVSVDYSKAVINAGGIPFILPITENMEVIREQIQHLDGLLLSGGGDPDPILYGEDCLQEVGSITPERDKFELEILDEFMKTGKPIFGICRGLQIANVYFGGSLYQDVKYTGTTVNHMQKWLPDLPTHDINIEKDNILFEIFGEKTRTNSFHHQMIKDLGNGLTAIAKAKDGIVEAFQNKNHKFFYAVQWHPEMMAVRGNKKMQEIFDKFIESCGK; this is translated from the coding sequence ATGAATAATAAAAGAAAACCAATTATAGGGATTACTACTTCGCTGGAATTAAACCCAAACAGACTAAATGATCACAAGACGATAGTTTCTGTGGATTACAGTAAGGCGGTTATAAATGCTGGAGGAATACCATTTATTTTGCCAATAACAGAAAATATGGAAGTTATAAGGGAACAAATTCAGCATTTAGATGGGCTTTTACTTTCTGGAGGAGGAGATCCTGATCCGATTTTATATGGAGAGGACTGTCTGCAGGAAGTTGGGAGCATTACACCAGAGCGGGATAAATTTGAGCTTGAAATTTTAGATGAGTTTATGAAAACTGGAAAGCCTATTTTTGGGATTTGCCGTGGATTGCAAATTGCAAATGTCTATTTTGGCGGAAGTTTGTATCAAGATGTAAAATATACAGGAACGACAGTTAATCATATGCAAAAGTGGCTTCCTGACTTGCCTACACACGATATAAATATTGAAAAGGATAATATTTTATTTGAAATTTTTGGAGAAAAAACTAGAACAAACTCTTTCCATCATCAAATGATAAAAGATTTGGGAAATGGCTTGACTGCTATTGCAAAAGCAAAGGATGGAATAGTAGAGGCTTTTCAAAACAAAAATCATAAATTCTTTTATGCAGTACAATGGCATCCTGAAATGATGGCAGTTCGTGGGAATAAGAAAATGCAGGAGATTTTTGATAAGTTTATTGAAAGTTGCGGGAAATAA
- a CDS encoding S66 peptidase family protein yields MNFPEPLKQGDKVFLVCTSSPIFEEDIEKCKEVVKNLGFEAVLGESLFENIGGYMAGTPEIRIKDLHRAFSDDEVKGIFCVKGGFSASQLLDKLDYELIKKNPKVFVGYSDVTNLSIAFNQKCNLGVFHGPMVKSNMFNDFSEFTKKSFLNALNKKKGEKWKFENPTDEKTGKEKETLLLYKKDFENKKINGELTGGNLSIIVTTLGTDYEIDTKGKIFFIEEIEEEISRIDRMMTHLKYAGKFEDCNAVLLGNFAGCENTYGENYELMDFLKDFFKDYEKPVIYGLESGHEKPDLVTMPMGAKCTLEINGNKPEIYFKK; encoded by the coding sequence ATGAATTTTCCAGAACCATTAAAACAAGGAGATAAAGTGTTTTTAGTGTGCACTTCTTCTCCTATTTTTGAGGAAGATATTGAAAAATGCAAGGAAGTTGTGAAAAACTTAGGTTTTGAGGCTGTGCTGGGGGAGAGCCTTTTTGAGAATATTGGAGGATATATGGCGGGAACGCCTGAAATTAGGATAAAAGATTTACATAGGGCTTTTTCTGATGATGAAGTTAAAGGAATTTTTTGTGTGAAGGGCGGATTTAGTGCTTCGCAACTTTTGGATAAGCTGGACTATGAATTGATAAAGAAAAATCCTAAAGTTTTTGTGGGTTATAGCGATGTTACAAATTTAAGCATTGCTTTCAATCAGAAGTGTAATTTGGGAGTTTTTCATGGGCCTATGGTAAAATCGAATATGTTTAACGATTTTAGTGAATTTACGAAAAAGTCTTTTTTGAATGCTTTGAATAAGAAAAAAGGCGAAAAGTGGAAATTTGAGAATCCAACAGATGAAAAAACTGGAAAAGAAAAAGAAACACTCCTTTTGTATAAAAAAGATTTTGAAAATAAAAAAATAAATGGAGAGCTGACTGGCGGAAATCTTTCGATAATTGTTACAACTTTAGGAACAGATTATGAAATTGATACGAAAGGGAAAATATTTTTTATTGAAGAAATTGAAGAGGAAATCAGCAGAATTGATAGAATGATGACACATTTGAAATATGCTGGAAAATTTGAAGACTGTAATGCGGTTTTGTTAGGCAATTTTGCGGGCTGTGAAAATACTTATGGAGAAAATTATGAGTTAATGGATTTTTTAAAAGATTTTTTCAAGGATTATGAAAAGCCTGTAATTTATGGACTTGAAAGTGGACATGAAAAGCCTGATTTGGTAACAATGCCGATGGGGGCAAAATGCACTTTGGAGATTAATGGAAATAAGCCTGAAATTTATTTTAAAAAATAA
- a CDS encoding tetratricopeptide repeat protein: MSNIFEKKVRINELTNLRKELMQQGNVVEEVKVLKELAELTEEVFGEESDENIKILNEVGGTLKYVGEFDTAKDALLKAQGFIEKKYGKDSIPYATCSLNLAEVYRFMKKYDETEDMYLNTMKIYENNNLQNDYVYASVCNNLALFYQELERYEEAIELQEKSLRVLEKVGENPIQYAITLSNLVQPYLKVKNKEKAEEYLQKSLELIEKEVGKTHNLYAAVLNNMATFYFAENEYEKALELFEESAEICEKTFGKESNNYKNILENIEVVKEKMV, translated from the coding sequence ATGTCAAATATATTTGAAAAAAAAGTCAGAATAAACGAATTGACAAACTTGAGAAAAGAACTTATGCAGCAGGGGAATGTTGTGGAAGAGGTTAAAGTGTTAAAGGAATTAGCAGAACTTACAGAAGAGGTTTTTGGTGAGGAAAGTGATGAAAATATTAAAATTTTGAATGAAGTTGGGGGAACTCTTAAATATGTTGGGGAGTTTGACACAGCGAAAGATGCTTTGCTGAAGGCACAAGGCTTTATTGAGAAAAAGTACGGCAAAGACAGTATTCCATATGCGACTTGCAGCCTTAACCTAGCCGAAGTTTACAGATTTATGAAAAAATATGATGAAACTGAAGATATGTACCTTAATACTATGAAAATTTATGAAAATAATAATTTGCAAAATGACTATGTTTATGCGAGCGTGTGCAATAATTTGGCTTTATTTTATCAGGAGCTTGAAAGATACGAGGAAGCGATTGAATTACAGGAAAAAAGTCTAAGGGTACTGGAAAAAGTTGGAGAAAATCCTATTCAGTATGCGATTACATTAAGTAATCTTGTACAGCCTTACTTGAAAGTAAAAAACAAAGAAAAAGCAGAGGAATACTTGCAAAAATCACTGGAACTAATCGAGAAGGAAGTTGGAAAAACTCATAACTTGTATGCGGCAGTCCTTAACAATATGGCGACTTTTTATTTTGCAGAAAATGAATATGAAAAAGCATTGGAATTATTTGAGGAAAGTGCTGAAATTTGTGAAAAGACGTTTGGTAAAGAAAGCAATAATTACAAAAATATTTTGGAAAATATTGAAGTTGTGAAGGAAAAAATGGTTTAG
- a CDS encoding MATE family efflux transporter — protein MKRSVNIEKHRNGEYLKLALGFTLSTLTTPLLNSVDTAVVGNLSNPVFIGGVTLGGTIFNTIYWLFGFLRVSTSGYSAKAFGENNKREEITVLVRPMLISILLGILFVLFQKPILWGFIYFFDAGRETTKYISVYFNILIWGAPFVLLNYTFLGWIMGRKEIKKCLILQLMTNIVNIALDLYFVRVLKMDVAGVAVATLISQIMTTVLSVFIILRTFSAKEILHNVNLSKVFDKAEIKKVGAVNLDLVIRTICLLVTTNLFLEKAAQNGKIILAANSILFQVQYLMSYIFDGFANASSVFSGIAIGEKNFRKLKWVMGKSIQFCIAISLFLSTAFIFGGEKLLLFYTKNMEVINIASQYKIWMLIFPLVVSFGLVIYGNFTGATETAYIRNSMIQALIVFLIFYFTGTSMYKNHGLWLSFIVFSLARSAFLMRYVGKFLKKYENLLGGHTDNLK, from the coding sequence ATGAAAAGAAGTGTAAATATAGAAAAGCATAGAAATGGGGAATATTTAAAATTAGCATTGGGGTTTACGTTGTCAACATTGACAACTCCGCTATTAAATTCAGTTGATACAGCGGTTGTAGGAAATTTGTCAAATCCAGTATTCATTGGTGGAGTTACACTTGGTGGAACGATTTTTAATACAATTTATTGGTTATTTGGTTTTTTGCGTGTCAGCACGTCGGGATATTCTGCAAAGGCTTTTGGGGAAAATAACAAAAGAGAGGAAATTACAGTTCTGGTACGTCCTATGTTAATTTCCATTTTACTGGGAATTTTGTTTGTCCTTTTTCAAAAGCCGATCTTGTGGGGATTTATATATTTTTTTGATGCTGGCAGGGAAACTACAAAATATATATCGGTTTATTTTAATATTTTGATATGGGGAGCACCGTTTGTATTGCTGAATTATACATTTTTAGGTTGGATAATGGGACGTAAGGAAATAAAAAAATGTTTGATTTTGCAGCTTATGACAAATATTGTGAACATTGCCCTGGATTTATATTTTGTAAGAGTTTTGAAAATGGATGTTGCAGGAGTGGCAGTTGCTACGCTCATTTCACAAATAATGACAACAGTTTTATCAGTTTTTATTATTTTAAGAACTTTTTCAGCAAAGGAAATTTTACACAATGTGAATTTGAGTAAAGTATTTGATAAAGCTGAAATAAAAAAGGTTGGAGCGGTAAATTTGGATTTGGTAATAAGAACAATATGTCTTTTGGTAACAACAAATTTATTTTTGGAAAAAGCTGCACAAAATGGGAAAATCATATTGGCTGCAAATTCTATATTATTTCAGGTTCAATATCTGATGTCATATATTTTTGACGGTTTTGCCAATGCTTCGAGTGTATTTTCAGGCATAGCCATAGGCGAGAAAAACTTTAGAAAACTAAAATGGGTAATGGGAAAATCAATCCAGTTCTGTATCGCAATTTCATTGTTTTTGAGTACAGCATTTATTTTTGGCGGAGAAAAGCTGTTATTATTTTATACAAAAAATATGGAAGTTATAAATATTGCAAGCCAATATAAAATATGGATGCTTATATTCCCGCTAGTTGTAAGTTTTGGATTGGTAATTTATGGAAATTTTACAGGAGCAACAGAAACAGCATATATAAGAAATTCAATGATACAGGCATTGATAGTATTTTTAATTTTTTATTTTACTGGAACATCAATGTATAAAAATCATGGTTTATGGTTATCGTTTATAGTATTTTCATTGGCCCGATCGGCATTTTTGATGAGATATGTTGGAAAATTTTTGAAAAAATATGAAAATTTGTTAGGTGGACATACGGATAATTTAAAATAA
- a CDS encoding LysR family transcriptional regulator, with protein sequence MDVHHLKIFFEACKEKSFTKAAKNLFISQSAVSIQIKKLETKLGIQLIERNSKNFRLTFAGKELYRMSKDVFDKILRVEKEMEKISHYGKGKICIGATHNIGEPVLPRIMVEFKKHNPEIEFDLYIKNRESLVKHLKEGTVDIALMEEYFIEDKEIKVIETEEYPFVVVAGKEITDYKELKEMQLLKRDTVLTSKYLDLFEKIIGFNLENRIVINGSIETMKNLIKSGLGFAVLPYYSVYEEIEKGALKVIHNFEKSEDKFQIVYIRENGEKTGISKFVKFVKDYKITPALFSVKNKQ encoded by the coding sequence GTGGATGTACATCATTTAAAAATTTTCTTTGAGGCATGCAAGGAAAAGAGTTTTACTAAAGCTGCAAAAAATTTATTTATAAGTCAATCTGCGGTATCAATACAAATAAAAAAACTGGAAACAAAATTAGGAATCCAGCTTATTGAAAGAAATTCTAAAAATTTTAGATTAACTTTTGCGGGAAAAGAGCTTTATCGGATGTCAAAGGATGTTTTTGACAAGATTTTACGGGTGGAAAAGGAAATGGAAAAAATTTCACATTATGGAAAGGGAAAAATCTGCATAGGAGCAACTCATAATATTGGAGAACCTGTGTTGCCAAGAATTATGGTGGAATTTAAAAAGCACAATCCTGAAATTGAATTTGATTTGTATATCAAAAATCGTGAATCGCTTGTAAAACATCTAAAGGAAGGGACAGTTGACATTGCACTAATGGAAGAGTATTTCATTGAGGATAAGGAAATAAAGGTTATCGAAACTGAGGAATATCCATTTGTTGTTGTGGCAGGCAAAGAAATAACAGATTACAAGGAATTGAAGGAAATGCAGCTGTTAAAGCGGGATACTGTGTTGACAAGCAAATATCTGGATTTGTTTGAAAAAATAATAGGATTTAATCTGGAAAACAGAATCGTCATAAATGGAAGCATTGAAACGATGAAAAACCTTATAAAAAGTGGACTTGGGTTTGCAGTTCTTCCATATTACAGCGTTTATGAGGAAATCGAAAAAGGGGCATTAAAAGTTATTCATAACTTTGAAAAATCCGAAGATAAGTTCCAAATCGTCTATATTCGTGAAAATGGTGAAAAAACAGGAATTTCCAAATTTGTAAAATTTGTGAAGGATTATAAAATTACTCCAGCATTGTTTTCGGTAAAGAATAAGCAGTAA
- a CDS encoding dipeptidase: protein MFFDMHADVWTDNFWEYQKGNKDIIRNKYKEKFLKGGLSGGIFVIYLNVNEVENAEEYFFADLRAMTEELYHARDLIKVIKEPSDFKIFENWENVKEEDKKFGVMLGIEGLPGIGDKLDYIYLLNQLGVRHIGMTWNETNAFATGQSGDKNRGLTSLGIDAVRIINELGILLDVSHANDKTFWDIAKHSKKPFFASHSNARSLCPSMRNLTDDQILCIGERGGMVGMNSYHNFVSRNENEKNLEMLLNHLEYVAEKIGLDKVGFGLDFSEYYEAEGDAHEGLLGVNNVTELRNIEKALKKRGYSQNEIDMVTYKNFIDFFGRVRNFK from the coding sequence ATGTTTTTTGATATGCATGCAGATGTGTGGACAGATAATTTCTGGGAATATCAGAAGGGAAATAAGGATATTATTAGAAATAAATATAAGGAAAAATTCTTGAAAGGAGGGCTTTCTGGAGGAATTTTTGTAATATATTTGAATGTGAATGAAGTGGAGAATGCTGAAGAATATTTTTTTGCAGATTTGCGAGCAATGACTGAGGAATTGTATCACGCAAGAGATTTGATAAAGGTTATAAAAGAGCCATCTGATTTTAAAATTTTTGAAAATTGGGAAAATGTTAAGGAAGAAGATAAAAAGTTTGGAGTGATGCTTGGAATAGAAGGGCTTCCAGGGATTGGAGATAAACTTGATTATATTTATTTATTAAATCAGCTTGGTGTGCGACATATTGGAATGACTTGGAATGAAACAAACGCTTTTGCAACAGGCCAGAGCGGAGATAAAAACAGGGGATTGACTTCACTTGGAATTGATGCTGTGAGAATAATCAATGAGTTGGGAATCCTGCTTGATGTTTCGCATGCCAACGATAAAACATTCTGGGATATTGCCAAACATTCTAAAAAGCCTTTTTTTGCCTCACATTCAAATGCCAGAAGCCTTTGTCCGTCAATGAGGAACTTAACTGATGATCAAATTTTATGTATCGGTGAACGAGGAGGAATGGTTGGAATGAACAGTTACCACAATTTTGTCAGTCGAAATGAAAATGAAAAAAATCTGGAAATGCTTTTAAATCATCTGGAATATGTGGCTGAGAAAATTGGACTGGATAAAGTTGGATTTGGACTTGATTTTTCAGAATATTATGAGGCAGAAGGTGATGCACATGAGGGACTTTTGGGGGTGAATAACGTTACAGAATTGAGGAATATAGAAAAAGCATTGAAAAAGAGAGGATATTCTCAAAATGAAATTGATATGGTAACTTATAAAAATTTCATTGACTTTTTTGGAAGAGTGAGAAATTTTAAATAA
- the gmhA gene encoding D-sedoheptulose 7-phosphate isomerase, whose protein sequence is MLKENIRNSYLTAFETVKTFVENDENIEKTEKIARELAQAYKNSKKSLIAGNGGSNCDAMHFAEEFTGRFRKDRKALPSISISDSSHITCVGNDYGFDFVFAKGVEAFGQEGDFFFGISTSGNSKNIIEAVKSAKERNLKTVALLGKDGGKLKGVCDYEFIIPGETSDRIQEVHMMILHIIIEGVERILFPENY, encoded by the coding sequence ATGTTAAAAGAAAATATAAGAAATTCGTATTTAACAGCTTTTGAAACTGTAAAGACATTTGTGGAAAATGATGAAAATATTGAAAAGACAGAAAAAATAGCGCGGGAATTGGCACAAGCCTATAAAAATAGTAAAAAATCGCTGATTGCAGGAAATGGTGGAAGTAACTGTGATGCGATGCATTTTGCTGAAGAATTTACAGGGAGATTTAGAAAAGACAGAAAAGCGTTGCCGTCCATAAGTATTAGTGATTCTTCACATATCACGTGTGTTGGAAACGATTATGGATTTGATTTTGTTTTTGCAAAAGGAGTAGAAGCATTTGGGCAGGAAGGTGATTTTTTCTTTGGGATTTCAACTTCGGGAAATTCTAAAAATATAATTGAAGCTGTTAAATCAGCTAAGGAAAGAAATTTAAAAACAGTGGCATTACTTGGAAAAGATGGTGGAAAATTGAAGGGAGTATGTGATTATGAATTCATAATTCCTGGAGAAACATCAGACAGGATTCAGGAAGTTCACATGATGATTTTACACATTATAATTGAAGGTGTAGAAAGAATTTTATTTCCTGAAAATTATTAA
- a CDS encoding nucleotidyltransferase domain-containing protein: MVEQLFKELSLLEEIEAIALGGSRAGENYDEKSDYDVYLYVNSPINEEKRKNILKNFCSYMEIGNSFWEYEDNCVLNDGIEIDILYRDMEDFMKGIERVVIECQPNNSYTTCMWHNLITCKILYDKNGTLEKYKNKYSINYPKQLKENIIKRQLQLIDSAMPAYPKQIKKAVERKDFVSINHRITEFLASYFDLLFAINEVTHPGEKRLIQFCKKQCKILPENFEENLNSLFSHMYSEENQSLLVEDIQNIVNNIKKLK, encoded by the coding sequence ATGGTAGAACAATTATTTAAGGAATTATCTTTATTGGAAGAAATTGAAGCAATCGCATTGGGAGGTTCACGTGCGGGAGAAAATTATGATGAAAAATCAGACTACGATGTGTACCTTTATGTAAATTCACCAATTAACGAAGAAAAAAGAAAAAATATTCTAAAAAATTTTTGCAGTTATATGGAAATTGGAAACAGCTTTTGGGAGTACGAGGACAACTGTGTCTTAAACGACGGAATTGAAATTGATATTCTTTATCGAGATATGGAAGATTTTATGAAAGGAATCGAAAGAGTCGTTATCGAATGCCAACCAAACAATTCCTACACAACTTGCATGTGGCACAATCTAATTACCTGTAAAATCCTATACGACAAAAACGGAACTCTTGAAAAATACAAAAATAAATATTCCATAAATTATCCAAAACAACTAAAAGAAAACATCATAAAAAGACAACTTCAATTAATCGACTCTGCAATGCCGGCATATCCGAAACAAATAAAAAAAGCTGTTGAACGAAAAGATTTTGTCAGCATAAACCATAGAATAACAGAATTCCTAGCTTCATATTTTGATCTATTATTCGCAATTAATGAAGTAACACACCCTGGTGAAAAACGATTAATCCAATTTTGCAAAAAGCAGTGCAAAATCTTACCTGAAAACTTTGAAGAAAACTTAAATTCTCTTTTTTCACATATGTATTCAGAAGAAAATCAATCTTTATTAGTAGAAGATATACAAAATATTGTAAATAATATAAAAAAACTAAAATAA